A stretch of DNA from Papio anubis isolate 15944 chromosome 4, Panubis1.0, whole genome shotgun sequence:
CCCTTCCTCAGGATGGTAAATACTTCATTTAAAACAAGATCATTGCTTACAAATGACATAGTAGCTTCACCTTAACCTAGCTGGATGGAAAAAAGTTTCCCAGGAGTAAACTCTTCCAAGTTAGAATAAATCATTAGCTTGCCTTGGTTCCCAAAGGTGAAACTCTTTTATTTATCATCTTTTCTAGAGGTCAGAAATGAATATGACACAGTATGACCTCAAGAAGCACCATCTTAGTATATGTTACTGACTAAAACCAGATCCTAGCTCATTTCTATCACAACAAAGAGCAATAGCCAATCTTACTTGTTTCAGCCTACATTTTAAAGCTTATTGTTTATTTCGACCTTAATACTTTGAACAGAAGTGTTAATGAGAACATGCTGACTGAATTTGGTCCCTGGGAGAAATTGCAAGATTCCAATAGTTCTAAAAAATTCTAACCTGATTTTAAAGACTAATGGTCTTTTCTATTATACTCATAATAAGCATGCATCGGAATCATCTTGAAGGCTCATTAAATTTCTGGGCCACAttttcagagtttctgattcagtaggcccAGGCGTGGCCCGGGGTTTTGTGTATCTAACAAGGTTCCAGGTGATGCAGATGCTGCTGGTCCTACTCAAAGTGCCATACTTTGAGGACCACTGGTCTACAAGAATGTGTAGTTACTAACTGCCTTTAAAGAGGGGTTGGTTGGTGGTTGACATgtggaagaaaacaattttccctCTTATAGGAGAGCATTAAGTCTTCGGGTGTGATGACATCTATCAAATCTTGctgtgaatattttaaactttatctcAACATATGGTTTTCCATATCTATATGTCCATGTTGTAAGGTTAATTTTTAGATGGTGAAATTTTGTCTTGGGGTTTCTTTTCACCTTGTACCTAGTACATCTCCTCACATAAATCATAATAGTTCTTGGTACTTTTCACCCTATAGTCTTAGCTGTAGATCTGGAGGCAGTCAGGAATCTTGGCAAGCATTAAGAAATCAAACCATTATGGATTCTGCCTTTTGTACCTTGGTTCaatgttttctaatttgaatttttaaatgtgattgcTAGGGAAGTGATGgagcaaaatgaaaagttaggCATGATCTTGAAGTTCTTACCTGGACAAATCGGAACTCTCTCCAGTTGACTGCATTGCTAACAGATGGCAAAGAAGTGATTCCCAAGAGTACAAACAGAAAAAATCCAAGTATTCCCAAAGCCACATATGAATCACTAAGCCAGGCTGAGGAGGTACTAAATGGATTCTCCTTCTTGAGTATTGCCTAAGAAAAATTATAAGCAATTATAAAACTACATTTTTACAAACTGCCCACACTTTGAAGGGGACTGAAAAATACCTCTGCATGAATTATTTGCTCAAAGCAAATTGTAtggcatttcttaaaaattatgttaaaataacttCAGTGAAAAATGCACttagaaattacattttttggcaaaaaaaaaaaaagtaattggttCTGTTTGGACTTGATTCTAGGAGTTGTGTAGAAAGTTTTGATTTTCCCTGTAAATTCTAAAAGACAGTAAACACTCACTTATACCTTCATTACCATCTGCATTTTGATCCCCAAGCAAAACTTGATGCTCTCAAACAATTACATCAGaattctgtttttctgctttgtATGTGGATTACTCACACTCTCACAGCAGGTTCTTTCACGTTTGTTCTGTCATAATATAATACATCAGTCTTGCACCACAAGTTGAGAGGAATCAGACACTTGTAGTGTGACTCTTACCCAGGAAACTTACATATATTTCTtaggaaaataatagagaaaccCATAGAAGCAACATTAATGACTAATAATTTTTGAGACTGAAGTAAGATCTATCAAAACTAGCTATTTCTAAACTAGAACTGACTTATAGCACTTCCTCTGGGagtttttttaaaactccttCAGCTGATTCTCACTGAATCTTTTGATTATGCATAAGATAATATTTGATATTTGCTCAGaattatttggttttctagttATTGAGGCCAACTTCTCCCAAGTCAAACATTAAGGGAATTATAAGCACTCTTTTGTGAATTTGTTTGCTTTAGTGTGGCACATGTTTGGTTAGCCCCCTTACTTATAAGATGGTTGGTTTTGACTTCCAAAAGGAAGTAACATGCATAAGAATAGAAGCTTGAAAACACATTAGTTAACATTTGACTGCCATCCAGAGGGATTCAAGCAGGTGTCTTTAGGTTTCTTGAGCCATGAAATCTGTCGGTTTGCCAATATCTCTATGAGCCCTGCAGATACAGCTCTGGACCCAAGTGAACctgaaaagtaaacatttattccttttttttttttttgagatggagtcttgctctgtcacccaggctggagtgcagtggcatgatcttggctcactgcaacctccacctcctgggtttaagtgagtctcctgcctcagcctcccaggtagctgggattacaggtgcccaccaccatgcccagctaatttttgtatttttagtagagatggggtttcaccatgttggggccaggatggttttgatctcttgacctcatgattcacccacctcagcatcccaaagtgctgggattacaggcgtgaaccaccacacccagcaaactTTTATTCTTAATAGTTGTATGAGATCTAAACtggattcattttaaaaaactgacatgacatttctaattctagttactttaaaaaagaagatgctTAGAAGAGTGACTTTCTATAATTATGAAATGGAATATGATGTAGCAATAGTCTCTGATTTCAGGAGTAAAGGAAAATACATAAGAAGAGATTTACCTGGGTAACGGTTAGGTTTCCCAACCTCCATCGTACATAATATCGAATAGGAATCACAAGTGTGTAGAGGACATGAAGGAAGGCAAATCCCAGAGCCAGCAAGCCAAGCTGCTTTCGGCAAAGCATCCAGTGGTCCAGCCAGTCTGGGAATCGACGGTATTTTGTGCCTCGGTACAGTTGTAGAATGGCAGCAATAACACCAGGGAGGTAAACCAAAGCAAGCAGTGTAAGTGCTGTTATTGGAAAGACACGATTTGGAATGGAAATAGCCATACGAAATgtattatctttcttttcataaatGTAAGGGTAGATTACGTCTCTTATAACacaatagaaaaacaagaagataCACAGAACAGCAGACAAATAGAAGGGGAACCTCCACATTGGAAATAGTTGCAGGGGgtacttttcaatttctttggctGCTGTGAGTGATCCTTGATCCATTGGAGTAAGTCCAAGATTACGAACAATATCCATCACTCTTTGCTTGGCTTTGCTGTCATTTCCACACACAAATACCTGgtttaaaaacaattaattcTGTATttactccttttctttatttaataattattttgaaaggcTACAACAGCACCATGCAGAATGATGACATGTAACAGTGAACCGTTTTTAAAATAAGGACGTAGAATTAACATATCTAACAAGATGCTTTAAACTTGTTTGTGGTGTCCTAGATAGGTAAGTACCATGGTTTTTAGTTGATGATGGTTTTAGGCACATCATACTTATATAAGACCTGGTTCTCTGCATAATGAGTAGTTTGATCTTTCTTCTGTATTTGTGGTGCCGCATCACTTATGAATGCTTCTAATCTCAGTGCATAAATGGAACCAGTTTCATACAAGGTAATGGAAGTAGAAAAGGATATTCACCAAGTATTAGTTTCTAGTACTGACAAGAAGCCTCCAGAGGCTGACACCATGGGGTTCCATCAAACTAAAATCTGAGGGTGCATACAGTGGGAGATGAATTGCAACAGTTGACCACCTTACTTGGTCAAGCTCAAGAAAATTATTCACAACACATATTAGCAAAATGTAATATTTAGTGGGTATTTGATCTTGGAATTATATTTTAGAATCTTTGAGGCAAGTGCACATttaatgattcattttttaaagattgagtGTAGATTTGTTTAATCTTACCTGCCGACTTGCATCCAGTGCTCCTGACTGGAGAGCCCAGGCTGAGATGGTGTTAAATGCTTTTACCACGTGGGCTCCTGGCACCAACTGAGCAAGGTACTCTGCATTAGACTCTGGATACTGATTGATTTTGAGGTTGTTGCTGATATCTACCAATATTTTTCCATTGAGAACCTCAGTTAATTCTGTGAGAAAATCATAATGCTCTCTGTGGATTGCTATGATTATGATGTCAGACTTCTTGGCTGCTTCTGAATAGCTCAAGACTTCTGCACCATTGGGCAGTAGGTTGTTCTTCTGGGGGTTTCGACTTCCAAAAACAATAGAATAACCACACTGGAGCATTTTCAATCCCAATGATCTTCCAAAATCACCAGTTCCAAAAATACATACAATCTCTTGCTTTTCTGAAGAATTCATAGTAAGAGGAAGTGCATCTATACAAGTTTTCTccataactgaaaaataataacacaaatgCCCAACAAAATATAAATGCGCTGTGCATGGAAAATTAAAGAGAGCTATATCCAGGAAGTGTAGTAATTGACTTGTTCTAATCTAATTGTCTTAACGATATTTACCCCCAAATTTGGAAGGAGTGAAAATTGTCATATATATTCTCATATGTGTCTTATATAACAAAATCACTGGTGAAAAGCTTCTGTTTGATAAAAGGATACAGGACAAAATCTGACCAAAAAATGAACCAATAAATTATAGATGAATTCACTTGTTTAGTGatacaaaaaaacctaaataaaacattagcaaacagaatccagcagcttGTTAATAGAAGGTATATGTTGATCATATGGGGATTATTCTACAAATGTGAAGATCAGCTCTACAAGTTCAATTTTAGAAACTTCATTAATACaacttaaaagattaaaatttaatcTTATATTAAAAGATTTAAGGAAAATGTCCATcttatttgtgtatgttaaaaaggACATCTGTTAAAATTCAATGTTTATTCTTGATTCacagtgaaagagaaatacacaGATATTTCCTTAACATATAAAAGTTATTGATCTTAACCTAAAATTCAGCATTATGCCTAAAAACATGAGTAGAAACATTTCCAACAAAGTCAGGAATCAGACAAATATGTCTGCTATGACCACTTTAGTTATTGTTCTGGAAGTTCTAACTAACATAACTGgatcagagaa
This window harbors:
- the STEAP4 gene encoding metalloreductase STEAP4; the encoded protein is MEKTCIDALPLTMNSSEKQEIVCIFGTGDFGRSLGLKMLQCGYSIVFGSRNPQKNNLLPNGAEVLSYSEAAKKSDIIIIAIHREHYDFLTELTEVLNGKILVDISNNLKINQYPESNAEYLAQLVPGAHVVKAFNTISAWALQSGALDASRQVFVCGNDSKAKQRVMDIVRNLGLTPMDQGSLTAAKEIEKYPLQLFPMWRFPFYLSAVLCIFLFFYCVIRDVIYPYIYEKKDNTFRMAISIPNRVFPITALTLLALVYLPGVIAAILQLYRGTKYRRFPDWLDHWMLCRKQLGLLALGFAFLHVLYTLVIPIRYYVRWRLGNLTVTQAILKKENPFSTSSAWLSDSYVALGILGFFLFVLLGITSLPSVSNAVNWREFRFVQSKLGYLTLILCTAHTLVYGGKRFLSPSNLKWYLPAAYVLGLIIPCTVLVIKFVLIMPCVDNTLTRIRQGWERNSKH